CGAGCTTTGGCACTTCAATACTCGCCTTACCATAACGTTTCTCTTTGAACTCACTTTCGACCGCACTTGGCTCTAAGTTGATTTCGATGGTGTGAGCGCCATGCATGCGAGCGTCGTGAACAAATCCTGCTGCAGGATAAACTACACCTGATGTTCCAACTGAAACAAACAAATCGGCTTTTTCTATTGCCGCGTAGATGTCCCCCATGCGCAGCGGCATTTCACCAAACCACACAATATGAGGACGCATTTGCGACGGAATTTGGCAACAATGGCACATCTCGCCAGTATGAATATCATCTGCATGGTCAACGACCTGATTAGACTCACTGCAGCGCGCTTTAAGCAGTTCACCGTGCATGTGAATGACATTCTCACTCCCGCCACGTTCATGCAGGTTGTCGATGTTTTGGGTGATTATTGTCACTGTACCATCCAGTTCTTGCTCAAGACGTCCAAGAGCTAGATGGGCGGGATTAGGTGCAATGACACTGTCTTGTAACTTACGGCGACGCTGATTGTAAAAATCTTGCACGAGATCAGGATTACGGGCGAATCCTTCCGGTGTCGCAACATCCTCTATGCGGTGATTCTCCCACAAACCATCTTGCGTGCGAAAAGTTTGAATCCCCGACTCTGCAGAGATACCCGCGCCAGTTAGTACTACAATATTTCTATAAGGGAAATCCATAACCTGTCCTTGTTACTCTTTTGCTTAAGCTTAACACTGAAAGAAAAACAACAATAGTAATATGGATTAGACCATGGTCGTACTGATGACCGTGAATATTGAGTTTTGAGAGGAAAAACAATGCTGAGATTGTCTCTTGTTGCTGTACTAGCTGTCTCTTTGCTAGGTTGCCAGTTAACCCGAGTAGAAGGCGAAGTCGATGATGTGGAAGTCAAGGTAAGTACCAAAGATAGCGATGGTAAGCATAGCAATAGTGACTATAAGTTCTGTCCTCCGGGGCAAGCGAAAAAAGGGAACTGCTGACGATAGAACGTGCTTAGCACTAAAAAAGGTCTCCGAAGAGACCTTTTTAGACTATAAGTTTGGACCTGTAGATGGTCTGTGGGGCTTATTCGCCTTTAGTTGTTGCATGCCTTGGAACATACGCATAAACCACACCAGAATGGCTAGGATAGCAAACACGCCACCCACGACAGGTATTGCGTAAGCCACTTTGTCCAGCAAAGTGTTATGGAACCAGTAACGTTCGATACCAGCAAGAACACCATTGGTTGTTGCTACCGTTACGATAAGCACAACGAAGAAAGTTAGGTACAAGAAAAACGTACGAATCAACCCGTAGTAGTGCGAGTTAATCACTTCACCATCTTCACCTTTATCTAAGCGGTAACCTGCGTAAATAATTGCAACTACGCCAGAAATAAGGAATGTGAAAGGCGTAAAGCAGCTTAGGATGTACGCAACCCAAATACCATTATGAGGTTTGTTCATCAGCTTTTACTCCTTTTTGCACTGTTTCGCTCGGCTCAGCCTCGCCCATCGCTTCTTTTGCTTTAACTTCTTCATACCACAAATCGTGGTGTTCTTTTGCCCAAGTCTCGTCAACTTCACCAGTAACCATGCCTTCAAGTGCCCCTTCCATACCGAATAGACCGATGTAGATGTGGAAAATGAAGCCACAGATCAGGATAAGTGCTGAGAACATATGCACTAAGTTAGAGATTTCCATATCGCGACGTGTCTGACCAAAGATTGGGAAGTCAAGGATCAAGCCACTTACCGCAGCGATAGCACCAAAGCCGATTAGCAACCAATAAATCGCTTTTTCACCACCGTTAGAGAAACCTGCAGAAGGATGCGTTCCCTTATGCTTACCAACCATGCCGCCCATTTTCATAAACCAACGAACGTCAGTCATGTTAGGGATAGACTTGCGCCACCACTTCAGCAGAACAAAAGTAAGTAAAACAAAGAACAATGGTCCTACGTAGTTGTGGTATTGCTTAGCTAACATGATCACAAAGCCCCAAAACTCACTTGGAACATAAGGCTTTAAGAAGTGCTTACCATAAACCAACATCAGACCGCTGAACGCTAGCGTTAAGAATGTAAACGCCATGCTCCAGTGCAGCGCTCGGTCCCAACGCGACCAACGCTTCATCTTCTTGCCGGTACGTGGTTTGCTCAGCATAAGTGGCCCAACAAATACGTACGCCATGATAACCATCGCGA
This is a stretch of genomic DNA from Vibrio panuliri. It encodes these proteins:
- the cobB gene encoding Sir2 family NAD+-dependent deacetylase, producing MDFPYRNIVVLTGAGISAESGIQTFRTQDGLWENHRIEDVATPEGFARNPDLVQDFYNQRRRKLQDSVIAPNPAHLALGRLEQELDGTVTIITQNIDNLHERGGSENVIHMHGELLKARCSESNQVVDHADDIHTGEMCHCCQIPSQMRPHIVWFGEMPLRMGDIYAAIEKADLFVSVGTSGVVYPAAGFVHDARMHGAHTIEINLEPSAVESEFKEKRYGKASIEVPKLVDEILAVKKAKIA
- a CDS encoding formate dehydrogenase subunit gamma yields the protein MTHLFKRLSLAVLPFLAALAMALSLPAAAQESVPTAQKEMAQLAGTEFWKEVREGESGYTTSKFPEHGVLISTPGETWFVLKEKWMSPAGAVAIFGSIAMVIMAYVFVGPLMLSKPRTGKKMKRWSRWDRALHWSMAFTFLTLAFSGLMLVYGKHFLKPYVPSEFWGFVIMLAKQYHNYVGPLFFVLLTFVLLKWWRKSIPNMTDVRWFMKMGGMVGKHKGTHPSAGFSNGGEKAIYWLLIGFGAIAAVSGLILDFPIFGQTRRDMEISNLVHMFSALILICGFIFHIYIGLFGMEGALEGMVTGEVDETWAKEHHDLWYEEVKAKEAMGEAEPSETVQKGVKADEQTS